Proteins co-encoded in one Thermus amyloliquefaciens genomic window:
- a CDS encoding protein rep: MVRRALAPYADHFRGLTSCGYPAPQGDHVTAFLVEEEEGYRVRFSGVMTCGSPWACPVCSSRLARDRGEALARAAARLVGLGYRAVHVVLTVRHTRGEALADVFGALSSAWRWAWGHRRVKALLRGVAYARSVEITFGRNGWHPHIHALLLVPAHRDPWALEDPLWEAWSEAVEAVGWAPSSRDAYSFEVVESEEDLGHVSRYVGKGSWGLGLEVAGGPLKGGHQGLTPFELLGAAWAGGAIPYQGTPAWVDGEGREVEVDPLEEGGALILREFCGHALRHATRLGLTPEEAAWRWVEYAKATRGRKALTTSRALTLLLREALAEVEAEEEARPPVEVVKLARAAYVWLLRSGRLAYWIHVAESLGSLVLACELLGLVEGVEWDVVPRAPPGEEEVAACV, from the coding sequence GTGGTCCGGCGGGCGCTCGCCCCCTACGCTGACCACTTCCGGGGGCTTACTTCCTGCGGCTACCCCGCCCCTCAGGGGGACCATGTAACGGCCTTCCTCGTGGAGGAGGAGGAGGGCTACCGGGTCCGCTTCTCCGGGGTGATGACCTGCGGGTCCCCGTGGGCTTGCCCGGTGTGCTCCTCGCGGCTGGCCCGGGACCGGGGCGAGGCCCTGGCCCGGGCGGCGGCCCGGCTGGTGGGGCTCGGCTACCGGGCCGTGCATGTGGTGCTCACGGTTCGGCACACCCGGGGGGAGGCCCTGGCCGATGTCTTCGGGGCCCTCTCCTCGGCCTGGCGGTGGGCCTGGGGGCATAGGCGGGTCAAGGCCCTCCTCCGGGGGGTGGCCTATGCCCGTTCGGTGGAGATTACCTTCGGGCGCAACGGCTGGCACCCCCACATCCACGCCCTTCTGCTCGTGCCTGCTCACCGGGATCCCTGGGCCCTTGAGGATCCACTTTGGGAGGCGTGGAGTGAGGCGGTGGAGGCGGTGGGCTGGGCTCCCTCGTCCCGTGATGCCTACTCCTTTGAGGTCGTGGAGTCCGAGGAGGACTTGGGCCATGTGAGCCGCTATGTGGGCAAGGGCTCGTGGGGCCTCGGCCTCGAGGTGGCGGGTGGACCTCTGAAAGGGGGCCACCAGGGCCTGACCCCCTTTGAGTTGCTGGGGGCGGCCTGGGCTGGGGGGGCCATCCCGTACCAGGGCACCCCGGCCTGGGTGGACGGGGAGGGGAGGGAGGTGGAGGTGGACCCCCTGGAGGAGGGGGGGGCCTTGATACTCCGGGAGTTTTGCGGCCACGCCCTCCGGCACGCTACTCGCCTCGGTCTGACCCCTGAGGAGGCCGCCTGGCGGTGGGTGGAGTACGCCAAGGCCACCCGTGGCCGCAAGGCCCTGACCACTTCCAGGGCGCTGACCCTCCTCCTCCGGGAGGCCCTGGCCGAGGTGGAGGCCGAGGAGGAGGCCCGGCCTCCGGTGGAGGTGGTCAAGCTCGCCCGGGCCGCTTATGTCTGGCTTCTCCGGTCTGGCCGGCTGGCCTACTGGATCCATGTGGCTGAGTCCCTGGGCTCGCTGGTCCTGGCCTGTGAGCTTCTGGGGCTCGTGGAGGGGGTGGAGTGGGATGTGGTTCCCCGTGCTCCTCCTGGGGAGGAGGAGGTGGCGGCTTG